A genome region from Trichoderma asperellum chromosome 7, complete sequence includes the following:
- a CDS encoding uncharacterized protein (EggNog:ENOG41), whose translation MPDQTFNWQRMEFPMESSPRSAGPRLQPAHHVQMRPVAPRLQVSNFQFTEGNAASTYGAPALNRGFSANPAFVPFEANNRNSYPLHQPTTLAFPMQRNASIHSEPGMPLQGPHGHGQGAMALASTYHPQSIEGLSVAPFDGVNENSLSLISPNIGLNPGTYLSTTGTNLSPDDMPLSDMPSAPPSMVSASSVGDLPYPMTREGSHVQASPSFMHRMPSFSSFKEEPHFGQGASDYSQPNSPWKPSNLDTDLFAIGNGITSSLFKQYDALENQSPPFPSSASMERETSNISIKSTKSTASNLERRFKAATERVIQTSKDTVIAPMPQPLPPNTATSFILGEGRTLQEDNKNKPKSKPPKLCPHCNEYPNGFRGDHELRRHTKAKHRSIVKKWRCRDPTKFGIFTELRTLYSLSKCKACASGKLYGAYYNAAAHLRRTHFTVKPTRARGGSSNRNGGRGGGDWPAMKHLKLWFEEVTVEGDGSDSLGTAAESSDKCSPSHRVGEAELIPDTQMPDAVGQLKDTDTYNDFFSPDLASMDIIPAGYLAQSSQAASGLNMMVSGLNDNDIVMDSSSQDSILASDLQDMDFLPYGQCINHTENEGKIPYDLFIPDMSYSASSHE comes from the exons ATGCCAGACCAGACTTTCAACTGGCAACGCATGGAGTTTCCCATGGAGTCGTCTCCCCGTAGCGCAGGCCcgcggctgcagccagccCATCATGTGCAGATGCGGCCTGTGGCTCCGAGACTGCAGGTCTCCAACTTTCAGTTTACAGAGGGCAACGCCGCCTCTACATACGGCGCGCCGGCCCTGAACAGAGGCTTCAGCGCCAATCCTGCCTTTGTGCCTTTCGAGGCCAAT AACCGCAACAGCTATCCTCTCCACCAGCCGACAACGCTGGCGTTTCCAATGCAACGCAacgcatccatccattcgGAACCCGGCATGCCCTTACAAGGcccccatggccatggccaagggGCAATGGCGCTGGCATCAACCTACCACCCTCAAAGCATTGAGGGGCTTTCTGTTGCACCGTTTGATGGGGTCAACGAGaactctctttctctcatctCCCCCAACATTGGTTTAAACCCAGGGACATACCTATCTACCACGGGAACAAACCTGTCTCCCGATGACATGCCCTTGAGCGATATGCCTTCAGCTCCTCCCTCAATGGTCTCAGCATCCTCAGTTGGTGATCTACCGTATCCCATGACCCGCGAAGGCAGTCATGTTCAAGCCAGCCCTAGCTTCATGCACAGAATGCCCTCGTTCTCGTCCTTCAAAGAAGAACCACACTTTGGCCAAGGGGCATCCGATTATTCTCAGCCAAACAGCCCATGGAAGCCATCAAACCTAGATACTGATCTCTTTGCCATCGGCAATGGCAttacttcttctctttttaaaCAATACGATGCTTTAGAAAATCAATCACCACCATTCCCTTCCTCTGCTTCGATGGAAAGAGAAACCTCGAATATCAGCATCAAGAGCACAAAGTCGACGGCCTCTAATTTGGAGCGTCGTTTCAAAGCGGCTACGGAGCGCGTCATCCAAACTAGCAAAGATACTGTTATTGCCCCTATGCCTCAGCCCCTGCCCCCAAACACGGCCACCTCTTTTATCCTTGGGGAAGGGCGCACCCTCCAAGAAGACAATAAAAACAAGCCAAAGTCGAAGCCTCCCAAGCTGTGCCCACACTGCAATGAATATCCTAATGGTTTTCGGGGCGATCATGAGCTTCGACGCCATACTAAAGCCAAACATAGGAGTATCGTCAAGAAGTGGAGATGCCGAGATCCTACCAAGTTTGGTATTTTTACTGAACTCAGGACCCTTTATTCACTTTCCAAGTGCAAGGCCTGCGCATCGGGGAAGCTGTACGGCGCATACTATAATGCGGCTGCCCATCTTCGACGCACACATTTCACAGTCAAGCCTACCCGAGCAAGGGGTGGTTCGTCTAACAGGAAcggaggcagaggaggcggcgATTGGCCCGCCATGAAGCATCTCAAGCTGTGGTTCGAAGAGGTTACTGTCGAAGGTGACGGATCTGATTCACTTGGCACGGCTGCTGAATCCTCAGACAAGTGCTCTCCTTCCCACAGAGTTGGAGAGGCCGAACTTATTCCCGATACACAGATGCCAGATGCTGTTGGCCAGTTGAAAGACACCGATACATACAACGATTTTTTTAGCCCTGACTTGGCTTCTATGGATATCATACCTGCCGGTTACTTGGCTCAATCTAGCCAGGCAGCTTCTGGTCTCAACATGATGGTGTCTGGACTGAACGACAATGACATTGTGATGGACTCTTCGTCGCAAGACTCGATTCTGGCTTCAGATCTCCAAGATATGGACTTTCTTCCCTATGGCCAATGTATAAATCATACGGAGAATGAAGGGAAAATACCTTATGACTTATTCATACCAGACATGTCATACTCTGCTTCATCTCATGAGTAA
- a CDS encoding uncharacterized protein (SECRETED:SignalP(1-18)): MMRRLQLSLLAALPLCRAKSPAFSIHEDLQAFPQFEVIFSNHYISEKDAQSLLEYNIEHPTFSADSSQPTISDTGGSGTAQDGHDGRYTATKNESPLTYEVMNMPPHRYLCAIPVIEPPSPENQTATELAKAEEARELDRAAASGWNLLSQLDDTCLYFMSGWWSYRFCNNREIVQFHALPSTPMGKPPQRDPHAAEYILGQASLPETSETHSTSSSSSSDDEKPPAELQVKGDQRYLVQRLGGGTICDLTMRERTIEVQYHCVPGMKNDRIGWIKEVTICAYVMVVNTPRLCDDVAFLPPEENKANPITCQLITDDERQTPPLIDQHPTKFPKVDEPIEQEEESGELHNTVDETPVTVGGVLVGGRKSLSAGDKDGQPPIILAPPRNYMNTQQATEQLIKVLVQAASKEDGGKVDRLSKEELEKLNIKPDMVEEMEEEMKRLAGDAGWQLEIVGGVDDEERQLRGWLHEEGDGDGDGDGADEKAKGGKGKKSDKGSGKKGSGKKEKSKDNGGNGKRKKGPDEEGSEERFFKEEL, translated from the exons ATGATGCGCCGTCTACAGCTATCGCTTCTGGCGGCCTTGCCGCTGTGCAGGGCCAAGTCGCCCGCCTTTAGCATCCATGAGGACTTGCAGGCCTTTCCGCAG TTTGAGGTCATCTTCTCCAACCACTACATCTCGGAGAAGGATGCGCAGTCGCTGCTGGAATACAACATCGAACACCCCACGTTTTCGGCCGATTCGTCGCAGCCTACAATCAGCGATaccggcggcagcggcacaGCCCAAGATGGTCACGATGGACGCTATACTGCCACCAAGAACGAGTCGCCTCTCACGTACGAAGTGATGAACATGCCGCCGCATCGATACCTCTGCGCCATACCCGTCATCGAGCCTCCGTCTCCGGAGAACCAGACGGCAACCGAACTGGCcaaggcagaagaggcaCGCGAGCTTGaccgagctgctgctagcggCTGGAACCTGCTCAGCCAGCTCGACGACACATGCCTCTATTTCATGTCGGGCTGGTGGAGCTACAGGTTCTGCAACAATCGCGAGATTGTGCAGTTCCATGCCCTTCCCTCGACGCCCATGGGAAAGCCGCCCCAGCGCGATCCCCATGCCGCCGAATACATCCTGGGCCAGGCGTCTCTCCCCGAAACATCTGAAACACACTCGACGTCGAGCTCTAGCTCTAGCGATGATGAGAAGCCACCGGCTGAGTTACAAGTCAAGGGCGATCAGCGATACCTCGTGCAGAGGCTCGGAGGGGGGACTATATGCGATTTGACGATGAGGGAGCGAACCATTGAGGTGCAGTACCACTGCGTTCCGGGAATGAAAAACGACCGCATCGGATGGATCAAGGAGGTTACGATTTGCGCATATGTCATGGTGGTCAACACGCCAAGACTGTGTGACGATGTTGCCTTTTTGCCGCCGGAGGAGAATAAGGCAAATCCAATTACTTGCCAGCTCATTACCGATGATGAAAGGCAGACGCCTCCGCTTATTGATCAGCACCCAACTAAATTTCCCAAAGTGGATGAGCCGATTGAGCAGGAAGAGGAGTCGGGCGAGCTGCATAATACGGTGGATGAGACTCCGGTTACGGTTGGCGGCGTGCTTGTCGGCGGACGGAAATCACTTTCTGCCGGTGACAAGGATGGCCAGCCGCCAATCATACTGGCACCGCCCCGAAACTACATGAACACTCAGCAGGCTACGGAGCAGCTCATCAAGGTGCTCGTCCAGGCAGCCAGCAAAGAAGACGGCGGTAAGGTCGACCGCCTTAGCAAGGAGGAGCTCGAGAAGCTGAACATTAAGCCCGACAtggtggaggagatggaggaggagatgaagcGGCTCGCGGGCGATGCTGGCTGGCAGCTGGAGATTGTGGGTGGTGTTGACGATGAGGAGAGGCAGCTTCGTGGGTGGTTGCATGAGGagggtgatggtgatggtgatggtgacggCGCGGATGAGAAGGCGAAAGgagggaaggggaagaagagtgATAAGGGTTCGGGGAAGAAGGGTTCGggcaaaaaggagaagagtaAAGACAATGGTGGCAATGGGAAGCGGAAGAAGGGGCCGGATGAAGAAGGGAGTGAGGAGCGGTTTTTCAAGGAGGAACTGTGA
- a CDS encoding uncharacterized protein (SECRETED:SignalP(1-20)) — protein MRRILRRYLLLFCGTATNLPWQSKFPMCVHHQYGTGTEQSWMGAVVPAAFHQFHRPFAKTKRNRTVSKRSNTALAGREDHEARPRGENTSRTLFDPGGEALFLKDRGYHES, from the coding sequence ATGCGAAGAATACTGCGACGCTAccttttgttgttttgtgGCACCGCAACGAATCTGCCGTGGCAGTCCAAGTTCCCCATGTGTGTACATCATCAATACGGCACAGGAACAGAACAGAGCTGGATGGGGGCGGTGGTCCCGGCTGCGTTTCATCAATTCCATCGACCCTTTGCCAAGACTAAGCGAAACCGCACCGTAAGCAAACGTTCAAACACAGCACTAGCGGGGCGTGAAGACCACGAAGCGAGACCACGAGGCGAGAACACGTCACGAACGTTATTTGATCCAGGAGGCGAAGCCTTGTTCTTGAAGGATCGCGGTTATCACGAAAGCTAG
- a CDS encoding uncharacterized protein (EggNog:ENOG41) → MDSSSMSSRAFQKAPAQYPRASSRASNRSASTRMTAQGVRSPVPGPRLAPSPQLSIDHPSHRYHHSPYKEPVLSPRSTPKPTPQASREGSVESPRTQAVSSFLQEKLQRERRAEVDKLSQSSLSRVNEDFGVPLSISRINSPRRRSIAASSDGSRPKSSSGNDPAKKPGLGVKDMDNVISRLHKENFDLKLELYHRREKQSTLESSIESLEKEKRQTEEMNETLLDELEKRDKAVEEAVAMIVMLEAKVDQLLQERNMVLQVEQERFFCRQDMEQKYLRPSLDLPADEAGKQVDGNRAINRVPSFLSEKSENTENLRNVYLGVRGSALSLARVTEGNLEVDNGATNGPAPGSPTLSVLSESSFASVYGKKGQESIFPPPVDQPLSLDGLDADSQIYTAEGRDVSKRITGFPPRAASANHFNGGSRSAAPRHPSISGSVGHASPLQQIEQLARSQSVLQEGFHPVANSSRDRRRSQPPPTLRKVMTDGPGTFRLHDPNFPPTPDTISTSTLHRMRSSNDSLTRQDSRNDRASVVYSDQDNQSLRVSFRGKQSQLRGVDKGAGDENGHSYGIAVPMPQQHHHHHQRAASESTTSRKKDNQWDSTDSDEQSDSHSPRSSLDIWMRESNKPTRDDNVSSDMFNFPPGFGHQKTQSQGIGNDADYINDLFSLRQSLVTNTAPPPPGRRSSLHARTSSTTSSARNSPRTLTLTSTPEQPEHPEELEYVNRSRQRSNSVQVKHDYHTPIQSPSIPQLPNSEKRNHYPPVSGPRTALNRLFRRSVAPTSPSSMPASATETTFSESFKSTQGVSLQPWMNRNIGSELDPRAGSTPPPITLTLRQRRRNTVGTEAAPSFIPSSTSAPVRLSETAVNGRNSPAARKLPAEPATPAASVIGTRRKWLPGFSRGSSSLRNRAT, encoded by the exons ATGGATTCGTCAAGCATGTCGTCAAGAGCCTTTCAAAAGGCTCCGGCTCAGTATCCTCGCGCCTCTTCGCGGGCGTCCAACAGATCCGCGTCGACACGTATGACGGCCCAAGGCGTAAGAAGTCCGGTCCCAGGCCCTCGCCTTGCGCCTTCACCTCAACTTTCCATCGACCACCCGAGCCATCGATACCACCACAGCCCTTACAAGGAGCCTGTGCTGTCGCCTCGATCTACTCCCAAACCTACGCCCCAAGCCTCGAGAGAGGGCAGCGTCGAGTCCCCTCGTACCCAGGCAGTTTCGTCGTTCCTACAGGAGAAGCTACAGCGAGAACGAAGAGCTGAAGTCGACAAGCTCAGCCAAAGCTCCCTATCACGAGTCAACGAAGACTTTGGCGTACCACTCAGTATTAGCCGCATTAACTCTCCAAGGAGGAGATCGATTGCAGCGTCATCAGATGGATCACGCCCCAAATCGAGCAGCGGCAATGATCCTGCCAAGAAGCCTGGGTTGGGCGTTAAAGACATGGACAAT GTCATCTCAAGACTCCACAAGGAAAATTTCGATTTGAAGCTGGAATTATATCACCGTCGCGAAAAGCAGTCAACACTGGAATCAAGCATCGAGAGCCtagaaaaggagaagcgCCAAACCGAAGAGATGAACGAAACCTTACTCGACGAGCTCGAAAAACGCGACAAGGCTGTTGAGGAGGCCGTCGCCATGATCGTCATGTTGGAGGCCAAGGTAGACCAGTTACTTCAAGAGAGAAACATGGTTCTGCAAGTCGAGCAGGAAAGATTCTTTTGCCGTCAAGATATGGAGCAAAAGTATCTCAGGCCATCTCTCGACCTTCCAGCTGACGAGGCCGGCAAGCAAGTAGATGGAAACAGGGCCATCAACCGCGTGCCAAGCTTCCTTTCAGAAAAGAGCGAAAACACCGAGAACCTGCGCAACGTTTATCTCGGAGTCCGGGGTAGCGCGCTCAGCCTGGCGCGGGTCACTGAGGGGAACCTCGAGGTGGACAACGGCGCAACTAATGGGCCGGCTCCGGGTAGTCCAACCTTGAGCGTCCTCAGCGAAAGCTCCTTTGCCAGTGTTTATGGTAAAAAGGGCCAAGAAAGCATTTTCCCCCCACCCGTCGATCAACCCCTTAGcctggatggccttgatgccgACTCGCAGATATACACGGCTGAGGGCCGGGACGTCTCCAAGAGGATAACTGGATTCCCGCCCCGGGCCGCTTCTGCCAATCATTTCAACGGCGGAAGCCGTTCAGCCGCTCCCCGCCATCCTAGCATCTCGGGTTCCGTGGGTCACGCCTCCCCGCTACAGCAGATCGAACAGCTAGCCCGGTCTCAGAGCGTGCTCCAGGAGGGCTTCCACCCTGTGGCCAACTCGAGCAGAGATCGACGACGCTCACAGCCTCCCCCTACATTGAGAAAGGTCATGACGGACGGCCCTGGTACTTTTCGACTTCATGATCCAAATTTCCCTCCCACCCCAGACACGATCTCGACATCGACACTGCATCGAATGCGAAGTTCCAACGATTCACTTACAAGACAAGACAGCCGAAATGACAGGGCATCAGTCGTATATAGCGATCAGGACAATCAGTCGCTGCGAGTTTCATTCCGAGGAAAGCAAAGTCAATTGCGGGGCGTAGACAAGGgtgctggcgatgaaaacGGACACTCTTACGGTATTGCTGTTCCCAtgccacagcagcatcatcatcatcaccaaagAGCCGCTAGCGAGTCTACGACGTCTCGTAAGAAGGACAACCAATGGGACAGCACCGACTCTGATGAGCAATCCGATTCTCACTCACCGCGATCTAGTCTTGACATTTGGATGCGAGAGAGCAACAAGCCAACACGAGACGATAATGTCTCTTCCGATATGTTCAACTTTCCACCTGGCTTTGGGCATCAGAAGACTCAATCGCAAGGCATTGGCAACGATGCCGACTATATCAACGACCTCTTCTCACTACGCCAGTCTCTCGTTACGAATACGGCTCCGCCTCCACCCGGTAGGCGGTCGAGCCTCCATGCTCGGACGTCATCGACTACCTCATCTGCCCGGAACTCACCCAGAACACTCACCCTTACCAGCACTCCAGAACAGCCAGAGCACCCAGAGGAGCTGGAATATGTCAATCGCTCTAGGCAACGAAGTAATAGCGTCCAGGTGAAACACGATTACCACACGCCTATCCAGTCTCCGTCTATTCCTCAGCTCCCGAATAGCGAGAAGAGAAACCACTACCCTCCGGTCAGCGGACCACGGACTGCATTGAATAGACTGTTCCGTCGCTCAGTAGCTCCCACTTCTCCATCCAGCATGCCTGCGAGCGCCACGGAGACTACCTTTTCCGAATCGTTCAAGAGCACCCAGGGCGTTAGTCTTCAACCTTGGATGAACAGAAACATTGGCAGCGAGCTCGATCCTCGTGCTGGCTCTACGCCACCGCCCATCACGCTTACGCTTCgacagaggagaaggaatACGGTGGGAACCGAAGCAGCACCCTCCTTTATACCCTCATCGACCAGTGCTCCCGTACGACTCTCCGAGACGGCTGTTAACGGGCGAAATTCACCAGCTGCGAGGAAGCTACCGGCTGAGCCAGCTACGCCGGCGGCGTCAGTCATTGGAACTCGGAGGAAGTGGCTACCTGGATTTTCAAGgggtagcagcagcttgaggAACAGGGCCACTTAG